One window of Polyangium spumosum genomic DNA carries:
- a CDS encoding NAD(P)H-dependent glycerol-3-phosphate dehydrogenase, whose amino-acid sequence MAVITVLGAGMMGSAFCVPLVDRGHDVRLVGTHLDHVIIESLKARGFHPTLKLDLPPSIQPFFAEELAEAARGADILALGVSSAGVRWATETIAPHARPGVPLVMITKGLELDEEGGRLVVLPDVVRRGLPEEVRASVFPAAVAGPCIAGELARRVPTSVVVTGRDEKTLAALADALRGPYYHVFPCADVIGAEVCAALKNAFAMGVALGAGLHEKNGGAPGSVAMHNWESAVFAEAIREMMRVIGLVGGDPMTATGLPGVGDLDVTMNGGRTGRFGRLLGLGLGVRESVARMEGATLECLEILDVMRRALSAYEARGELGPGELPLLRKLIAIALEDAPVEMPFDSFFGA is encoded by the coding sequence ATGGCCGTCATCACCGTCCTCGGCGCGGGCATGATGGGCAGCGCGTTTTGCGTGCCGCTCGTCGATCGTGGGCACGACGTGCGCCTCGTCGGCACGCACCTCGACCACGTGATCATCGAGAGCCTGAAAGCGCGCGGGTTTCACCCGACCCTCAAGCTCGATCTGCCCCCTTCCATCCAGCCGTTTTTCGCGGAGGAGCTCGCGGAGGCCGCCCGCGGCGCGGACATCCTCGCGCTCGGCGTGAGCTCGGCGGGTGTTCGGTGGGCGACGGAGACGATCGCGCCCCACGCGCGGCCGGGCGTGCCGCTCGTGATGATCACGAAGGGGCTCGAACTCGACGAAGAGGGCGGCCGTCTCGTGGTGCTGCCCGACGTGGTCCGGCGAGGTTTGCCCGAGGAGGTGCGGGCGAGCGTGTTTCCGGCGGCCGTCGCGGGGCCGTGTATCGCCGGGGAGCTCGCGCGGCGGGTGCCGACGTCGGTCGTCGTGACGGGCCGCGATGAAAAGACGCTGGCGGCGCTGGCGGATGCGCTGCGCGGGCCGTATTACCACGTGTTTCCGTGCGCCGACGTGATCGGCGCCGAGGTGTGCGCCGCGCTGAAGAATGCGTTTGCCATGGGCGTCGCGCTCGGCGCGGGGCTGCACGAGAAAAACGGCGGGGCGCCCGGGAGCGTGGCGATGCACAACTGGGAGAGCGCCGTGTTCGCCGAGGCCATTCGCGAGATGATGCGGGTCATCGGGCTCGTCGGCGGTGATCCGATGACGGCCACGGGTCTGCCCGGCGTCGGGGATCTCGACGTCACCATGAACGGCGGCCGCACGGGGCGATTCGGGCGGCTGCTCGGGCTCGGGCTCGGGGTGCGCGAATCGGTGGCCCGCATGGAAGGCGCGACGCTCGAATGCCTGGAGATCCTCGACGTGATGCGCCGGGCGCTCTCCGCGTACGAGGCCCGGGGCGAGCTCGGCCCCGGGGAGCTGCCGCTCCTGCGCAAGCTCATCGCGATCGCGCTCGAGGACGCGCCGGTGGAGATGCCGTTTGATTCGTTCTTCGGGGCGTGA